DNA from Candidatus Omnitrophota bacterium:
GGCGGTGGTTCCCGGCGAGGGCGATTCGAGATTGAGGTTGATGGTGCGGTCGCCTCGGTGTTCTTCACCTTTGAGAAATTTCACTTTCTGGCCGTTGCGCGCGGCGATGAGGCTGACGCCGTCGTAAACCTGCGGTCGGCCGTCGAGCATTTGAATGACGGCGGCGGAATACTTACGCGCCGTCGAGGGGATGCTGGACGACAATGAATTGAACAGCCAAAGAAGCGGCAGTTTGGAGGGAATTTCGCCGTCATAGACAAAATAGGATTCATAAGGATGCGGTTCGGAAACATGAGGCAAGCGAAGCGTCGATCCGTTCGTTAATGTAATATTCACTCCAAAACGAACCAACGTCTGCGATCGCTGGGCGGGGATTTGGGCTTTAAAAGCGATGGAGCCGCTCCCTGCATCGGGCGCGGATAAGGTTAGGGAGTAGGATTGGCCGCTGGAGACCGTCGCAGCGGTTTCTACAAGCAGAACCGCCTTGCGAATTTGGTCCACGGCGTCCAGATCGATTTCGATATCCACGGCGTCTTGCGATGTTGGATGTTGCGGGCGGATGCGATAGGCGAGAATAACGGGTTTTGGCGGCGTTCCGAAAACCGAGTTTTGCCGTCCCGGCGTTCCGCTTTTCGTTAGAGAGGCTCTCCAGGAGTGGAAATCTTCAGACGAAAGGTCTGGGGAGATTCGTTCCAAAGACGAACCGTATCCATCAGCCCCTCGCGGCCAAAGAAGAGCGTCGTTATAGGCGAAATTGTCAACTATGCGTCCATCGGGAGCGCGCAGAGTCAGCCTTTCGCCGCTGTTGGCCAAGTTTCCGTTATAGGGTCCAACCTTGGCCAATTCGCGCCATGCCGACAGGCTGAGATTTTTCGCGACGAGCAGATAGCCGCCGGCGGGAATCGCCGTGGATGCGGGAAAAGTATAAGCCACGCCGTTAGTAAAAGCGTAACCGGATAGATCGACGCTTGTTTTTGTAGGATTGAATAGCTCGATAAATTCCTCCGGGCCGTCATCGGGAGGATTATAATGAATCTCGTTAATGACGATGTTATCGGCAGCATAAGACAGGGACGCCGAAAAGAAAAAAATCGCCGCCATATGGAAAAAATATTTCATGAATAAAACCATCCTTCCAAACCTTCTGTTTATAAAAGACTAGCGTTTCCTTGTTGCATTATTGAATTGCAGTAACTATATAGCCGTATGTTAAGAGAAGAAATAGGAATTTATTATTTCGCCCTTTCAGGGCTTAAAAACAAGGATTTCTCTTCAATCGCGTGAACTGTTACTTACTACTATACGCCGTCATGAAAAGAATGTCGGATATATTTCGCCTTTCGCTTCTCGCAGAATGAGGACGGCCAATTCCATCGCGTGATAATCGCCCCACATGCTGGACTCGCCATAAGGAATGCTAGCGCCGGGAGGAATATAATCCCAGCCGTTGGGACGGTGATAAACGGAATGAAGAATCAATCCTTGATGAATTTCGTTCACGGAAAGATAGGGCGCATCGAAAAGCGCCGCCGCTATGGCGAAGCCTGCTCGACGAAAGCGCTGTCCATCAGATTCGGCGTTGTTTGAAATGAGATAATTGCCCAGGCGAATCAATCCCTGCGCCGCGATGGCGGCGGCGGAACTATCGACCGGCTCATATTCGTTAAAGGGATCGGCGGAGCGGTTGAGATAATCGCCGAGACGCGCCAATCCCGGCGCGCCGCTGTCCCAATAGGGAATACCGTCCAGAGGCGTATTCTCGATGTAAAAATCGGATGCGGCGCAGGCGGCTTCGAGCAACTCGCTCAAAATAGCGTTCTTGCCTCCCCACGGCGCGAATTCCTCATCCGCCAGCGTTTCTAGAAATTCCAACTGTTCGGCGAATCCCAGCATCGCCCAGGCGAGGCCGCGCGTCCAAGTAGTGAAGGGAGAGAAGCCTTGCTGCGAGCTGGGACAGCGGAAGCGCCCGTCGTTGCGATTGAAGATCGCTTCGTGAACCGTTCGTCCGCGTACGTCATAAGCGTCGCGGCCTTGGCCATAATAGATATTGTAACGCGCCGTGGCGAGAGCGTGGTGAATCAGCCGTTGCAGAAGCGAGATGGGCCGATCGTTCTCCCCCATCAGAACATGCCCCAATTTATGAGACAAGCCGACAATGCGCAAAGAACGAATCGTATCCACAAACAAAGAATGCGGGCCATTGAAAGAATAGATATAGCCCAAGCCATCCGCCGTCGCCGACCAGCGGCAAGCTTGGACGGCGCCGGAAACCTTGAGAGCCAGTTCGTAATAACGGCGCTCCCAAAGATTTTCGGGAATACGTCCTTCGTTCATCAAGCGGCGCAGATGGCCGTAGGTGGAGATATTGTTGAAGCCGTGATCGTGAACGCCGATGTGCGTAAGATGGGGCGTCATGCGTTCGATAGCGTTGGAGCGGCCAATCTCAAGAAATCGCTCATCGCCTACGGCGTCGAATTGCAGCAGCGCGCAGCCGTATTGAAAACCCTGCGTCCACTCCGTCCAACCGCGCGCCGCGTATTTTCCTTGAACGGTGAAAACAGGCGAACCCTGAGCGGGATTCCAGGTTTCTTCAATGGAGAGAATCTTTTTGCTGGACAGTGCAAAGAGGTTCTCTACTTTAGAAAACAGATTGGCGGCGGTTATAGTGGAATCGTTCTTCATATCCGATAACTCCTGGACGGCGTTTATTGCTTCACGCAATGAATGAAGTTTCATTTTCTAAACTTTCTTCAATCCTGTCCACCTTTATAAATGATGAGTGATGAGTGATGAATGATGATTTTAATATTTGTCCGGGCGGCAAGAGCAAGGTTTTATTCTGTCCTCGCAATACTCAAAAAAATTACGCTCATTGACAACTAGATTTTTGCGGAAGCGATAGGGTAAAGTACAACCTTATAAAGCGCGGACGGCTCATACGGCGCCCCCATTAGGAACGATTGGAGAACAAGATGATTAAACGCTTATTGCTTATGTTGCTCGTCATGCATCTCATCAGTATGGGAATGGCGGCGGAATGTTCTCATGCCGCTAAGGAAGGCCGCGAAGCCGTCGTTATCCAGACGCCCAAGAATGCCTCTTTCCTGGAAAAAATGGCGGCGCAGGAAATTCGCCGCTACGTCTATCTGCGGACGGGAGAATGGGCGAATATCGTCGATGGCGACTCCGCCATTCCATCCGGCGCTTATGCGATTCTGGCCACAGCGAAAAATCGCCCCGAAGCGATAGCCGTTGCGAAGGATATTGATTCTCCATCGCTCGAAGGATTGAATCCGCAACAATATTGGTTGAAAACCATTGAACGCAAAAACTATCGCCTGACGCTGGCCGCCGGGGGCGGCGAGTTGGGGGTTCTTTACGCCGCCTATCATTTTGCGGAAGCCCTCGGCGTCCGCTTTTATCTGCATGGCGACGTGATTCCCGACGAGAGATGGGCGGGGCCATTGCCTGCATTGGACGAGAAGGGTGGGCCGTTGTTCGACTTGCGCGGCATTCAACCTTTTCACGATTTCCCCGAAGGCCCCGATTGGTGGAACCTGGACGATTACAAAGCGATCCTAGCCCAGCTGCCGAAGATGGGGATGAATTTCTTCGCCTTGCATACTTATCCTGAAAACCATCCCAACGCCGAGCCAACCGTCTGGATCGGCCTGCCGCAGGATATCGGCGAGGGCAGCCAGGTGAAGTTCAGCTATCCCTCTTCCTATATGAATACGCTGCGGGGCAATTGGGGTTATGACGAGATGAATACCAGCGATTTCGTATACGGCGGCGGCGCGCTATTCGAGGAGGACGCCTACGGCGCCGACGTCATGTTGGGCAAATGCCCGCAGCCCGATTCGTTGGAAAAGAGTAACGAGTTATTCCAAGAAACGGGCGATATGTTAGGCGACGCTTTTCGCTTCGCGCGACAATTGGGAATCAAGACCTGCGCGGGCACGGAAACGCCGCTCATCATTCCCAAAAGCGTACAACTGCGATTGAAGATGATGGGCAAGGATCCGGAGGATCCCGCCGTAGTTCAAGAACTCTACGAGGGTATGTTCAAGCGGATTATGCAGACCTGCCCGCTGGATTATTACTGGTTTTGGACGCCGGAAGAATGGACGTGGAGCGGCAACACCGGAAAACAAGTGGAAGCAACAAAGCAGGACCTTTTGGCCGCCGATGCGGCGCGAAAGAAAATCGGCGCGCCTTTTACGCTCGCCACTTGCGGCTGGGTGCTCGGTCCGGTCAACGACCGCGCCTTGTTCGATAAGTTTCTGCCCAAAGAGATGCCTATGAGCTGCATTAACCGCGAAGTAGGAAAGACGCCCGTCGATCCCGCTTTCGCCCGCGTGCAGGGCCGTCCCACCTGGGCGATTCCGTGGATGGAGGACGATCCCGGCCTGTTGTCGCCGCAGCTGTGGGCGGGACGGATGCGCGCCGACGCCGCAGACGCCCTCAAATACAGATGCAACGGTTTGATGGGCATCCATTGGCGCACGCGCATATTGGGGCCGAACGTTTCCGCGCTGGCGAAAGCGGGATGGTCGCAGAAGGAATGGTATGATCCCTCGATTCATGAAATTCCGGCGGGCGAGAATTATATCTCCACGCGGGAGCCGATCGCCCATACGAAGATGGATGCTCTCTATCAATCTGCGAGTACGGGTGCGGCGA
Protein-coding regions in this window:
- a CDS encoding malectin domain-containing carbohydrate-binding protein, giving the protein MIKRLLLMLLVMHLISMGMAAECSHAAKEGREAVVIQTPKNASFLEKMAAQEIRRYVYLRTGEWANIVDGDSAIPSGAYAILATAKNRPEAIAVAKDIDSPSLEGLNPQQYWLKTIERKNYRLTLAAGGGELGVLYAAYHFAEALGVRFYLHGDVIPDERWAGPLPALDEKGGPLFDLRGIQPFHDFPEGPDWWNLDDYKAILAQLPKMGMNFFALHTYPENHPNAEPTVWIGLPQDIGEGSQVKFSYPSSYMNTLRGNWGYDEMNTSDFVYGGGALFEEDAYGADVMLGKCPQPDSLEKSNELFQETGDMLGDAFRFARQLGIKTCAGTETPLIIPKSVQLRLKMMGKDPEDPAVVQELYEGMFKRIMQTCPLDYYWFWTPEEWTWSGNTGKQVEATKQDLLAADAARKKIGAPFTLATCGWVLGPVNDRALFDKFLPKEMPMSCINREVGKTPVDPAFARVQGRPTWAIPWMEDDPGLLSPQLWAGRMRADAADALKYRCNGLMGIHWRTRILGPNVSALAKAGWSQKEWYDPSIHEIPAGENYISTREPIAHTKMDALYQSASTGAAMYSFAAPQGKYSITLRFCEMQKNEKGKRVFNVKIQDRIVIAKLDIFAEAGKDAALDFHFAGIESKDGRIVVELIPLMDAPCLSAISIRGKGYANNLNCGGEAYRNFDGDWPPAKTITRDQPILDFYRDWARCEFGAEAAEEIATIFTKIDKNTPRPSEWQDGPGSLIHNPRSWPEMRQEYAFVDELESLRRRIIGAGNLSRFDYWLNSFRFMRATEKIDCAWSVYDKAMQKVKAEKDSAKQKEMAVKKLLPLRAEIVKGVEEAFRFLLPTVSNTGEMGTVANLNQHSLTRLLYKPGEELEKLLGAPLPADCQPSKELTAPAGLAVPTVRGCLSHGEPLSVKALVWGVDSPCEAAVHWRPIGEGEWRTTPLEPIGRGVYKAEIPTDKLGSKDLEYYVRVSPKEGKPLLFPATAPELNQTVIILPE
- a CDS encoding glycosyl hydrolase — protein: MKNDSTITAANLFSKVENLFALSSKKILSIEETWNPAQGSPVFTVQGKYAARGWTEWTQGFQYGCALLQFDAVGDERFLEIGRSNAIERMTPHLTHIGVHDHGFNNISTYGHLRRLMNEGRIPENLWERRYYELALKVSGAVQACRWSATADGLGYIYSFNGPHSLFVDTIRSLRIVGLSHKLGHVLMGENDRPISLLQRLIHHALATARYNIYYGQGRDAYDVRGRTVHEAIFNRNDGRFRCPSSQQGFSPFTTWTRGLAWAMLGFAEQLEFLETLADEEFAPWGGKNAILSELLEAACAASDFYIENTPLDGIPYWDSGAPGLARLGDYLNRSADPFNEYEPVDSSAAAIAAQGLIRLGNYLISNNAESDGQRFRRAGFAIAAALFDAPYLSVNEIHQGLILHSVYHRPNGWDYIPPGASIPYGESSMWGDYHAMELAVLILREAKGEIYPTFFS